The genome window CGGCGGACAGATTTAGCCGCTGTGCAGCTTCATCAGTGAGAGTGTCATCCAGGGACATGCTGAGTCCCGGATAGTCGACCAGATTTCGTGGACCTGGCACAGCATTGGCGTGCATTAGCTGATGTAGCTCCGGTTCCGGAGTGGGCGCCTGCGCCGACTCCATTGCCGACATGTCCAGGGCATACTGACCCTCCGGAATGCCCAGGACACGTGCAATACGAGCGTTAACAAAATGCAGTCCAGATGTATTACGTATGAGGCGAGTGCTCCGCAGTTGTAGCTGCTCCACAAAATCATTTAACTCGTGCAAAAATAAATCGGCACGCTGCTCCTCGTTGAGATGACCATGGCGCTGCAGTTGAGCTGTAAGCAATCCAAACAAAGTCGGCACAttgctctgctgctgctgttgatgttgctgttgctgtggttgcggttgctcctgttgcagctgttgttgctgctgttgctcttggcAAACGGCAATGGCACTGGGCATATGCTCGGGAAACTTCACATAATGGCGCTGCAAACGACGACCCAAAAAGATCTTGTTGCAGCCTGGACAAATGGCGTTTTGAGGCACAGCTCTTGGCTCCCGCATCGCCACTGCAGGCGGCGCCGAAGGCGTTGCAGCTGCTACTGGAGCCCGATAATCCTTGTCTCTCAGCTCTGCCACAAGCATATCCATCATCTGCGTGGAATTTGGAGCTGATGCTTTTGCTAAGGACATAGGCGCCGCCGCTTGTGGCAGCGCAGCGCGTACAATTCGGCCGGATCGCGTGCGATGCATCGAATCAGCATCTGCTGCTGGGATGGGCTCATTCATTTGCTTCTTGATAGCTCCATTTGGCGCTGCAATAGTTTCAGCCTTTGACTctgttttggttgttgttgttcttgttgctgttgctgttgttgttgttgcgggtGCAGGTGCCGTGCGTTTTTTTGAGCGGGTTACTTTGAAACACGTCTGCGCTGAAGAACTGCGATCAGTGGAGCACATGCCCATGCCAACAGGGTCCATGCAGCGATAGATTGTCTTCTGGTTGGTCACTGCATTGGTGCGCACCACCTCATTCCGTTTCCTGTGATAATATGATAATTATTAGGTAACATATATATTGAGGAGCACTAACCGATCAATGACAATATGATCCTCCTTGGCCAGGCGATACAGATTATAGGCCAGTTTGGCCAACGAATCACAGTCCTTGTTTGCAACATTAACCAGCTccgaggcagaggcagcggcagcggcgtcTGCGTCAAACTGATAACATTCTGGCAGATCTGTCGGTGCCACCGCTGTCGGCATCAAATCGACGCACTGCAGCAATGATTGATGATAATccccgctgttgctgctgttgttgttgttgttattattactatgttgctgctgctgctccgcTGCTGCCGCCTGCAGCTGCATCACCGCACTGTCCAGCTGCTCATCGAGTGCAAATCCAAGCAGTGCATCTTTGTgaaagttgcagttgttgttgctaggaACTGGCTCGTCACTGGTGCCGTTCAGCGGCACCAGCAGATTCTTCATCTTCTTCCTGTCGCCAGTGCTAGAGCGCACCTGATTTTTAATCTAAATTCACGTTTTATGGTTTATTTGAAAgtttcaaacaacaacaacaaaactgcaACTAATTTTACCATTCACAGCAACCGATAAGCATTCAAAACTATCGAAATTCACAGTGTACGCTGCGATAGCTCGAATATCGTTTAAAATTCGAGAAATTTGCAGCACCCAACAAATTTGTCGCcttcactgataaaaattgcaaatttaaaaacgaaataactcaataaaaagttaataaatttgatgaaaattaaaatttagaaattagacaaaattaaggtcaacattttatttaggGTTTGAAGTTCGTTAAGGAAGAGAagttcgaaaatttaattctaaaaaaaagttatgcacaatttgaaaaattgtagcctaaaaatatataaatttgataaaaggTACAAAACTGCAGAATACCATTTTTCggaaatttacatacatatttaagtaaaaagaATTAAGCCAGATCGGAAACTTTTATCGGATGGGCAGCCCGTGGTTTAAGGATTCCGCGCCGCGCGGATCATAAATTAGCACCAATCTTTTAAATCCAACAGAGTtacgttatttattaatttaatcaagaCGAATTACAACAatcaaacttttataaatgaaaacatagttttgcttatatatgtatatatatttttttttttattgtataattatatttttattgtattttattttataatttttatctcTTATTTTTCACTTGtgacatttataaattttattaattacatatagtataattaattgtataaaaaacttttagccGTCGTAAAAGTTTGTTATTATTCATTACAAGATttttgtcataaataaataaatattttgttaaattttaaatctaggGTTTGAAGTTGGCAACTCTAGAGCCAAGCAGccaactgtgtgtgtatgtgtgtgttcgaGCTGTTCATCGTAGTTCAATTGAATGATTTACTTAAGTAGCTCATTTTTTTATGAACGAACTAATCTTAATccgtatataaaaataattactagATTATATAATGAACAGTGTGTGTTCACACCGAGATTGTATTGGGATTCCGAATCAACAAGCGAACTGCCTAGGATCTATTCACTAAACGAACTATGTTAGAATTCTAGTCACTAGTCAGGGATTTAGTTCGTTCGTTCACTTTAGGGACTAGTTCAATAGAACTTAATTCGAACGATTTGATACAACTCTACCCAGCACTTGTATTTTATTGAAGAGGAACcgcaaatacatttatttattgcttctgATTATACAAGAATCAACGCCGTTCTTTTGCTGCTGGCAACCGAAAATCCTTCCGTCTTTCCCATCCTCCTCGGCAACGTCGGCGACCCACGAGCGCttgcgatttttttttagtgttgtTGCCGTGCCTTTTAGTTGGTCAAGATGtcgaaaaataaactaaacttgGTGCTGCCACCGGTGAATGTGgatgcaactgttgctgccacacagGTGGCACCAACGCCACCCTTTAAAACGCCATCGGGAACAGAGTAAATATGATTTTTCATACTCCATACATACAATTTTAAGATTCcaaaaaatttttggtttCACGCCTCCCCTCACCCGCCCACAATGCAAAGAAAACTCAAGATaataagttgttgttgttgtgattttggttgttgttattattcgAAATGACGCACGCAGTACAAACAgataaacacaaatacaccTACTCGcagacatatgtacatgcatatgtacacTTATGTATAcatgcatgtgtatgtatgcgtgtgtctGTAGAAATCTTTGCTGTCCatcctccctctccctcttgTCTCCCACGCTCTTAACCCGCTCACAAtcccaattgttgttgttacttttcgTTTGGTTCtgcaaaaattcattaaaaagttaaattaaagaacACACAGTTTGCTGGGGAAGCCAAAAACGAGCATCGATGCATTAACTGAAACACTGGAGGGCCTAGACATGGACGACACGGAACGCAAGCGAATCAAAGTGTTCCTTAGTCAAAAGGAGAAAATTGGCGAATTGTCTGAGGAGGATCTGGAAAAGTTGGGTGAACTTGGCTCTGGCAATGGCGGTGTTGTCATGAAAGTCCGTCATACACTTACACACTTGATCATGGCGCGAAAACTGATCCATCTGGAGGTCAAGCCGGCGATCAAGAAGCAAATCCTGCGCGAACTCAAAGTGCTACATGAATGCAATTTTCCGCATATTGTTGGCTTCTATGGCGCCTTCTACAGCGATGGCGAGATCAGTATCTGTATGGAATACATGGACGGTGGTTCCCTCGATCTCATACTGAAGCGTGCCGGACGTATACCTGAATCAATACTCGGCCGGATAACGTTGGCGGTGTTGAAGGGACTCAGCTATCTGCGGGACAAGCATGCGATCATCCATCGCGATGTCAAGCCAAGCAACATACTCGTCAACAGCAGTGGCGAGATCAAGATCTGTGATTTTGGCGTTTCCGGTCAACTGATTGACTCGATGGCCAACTCGTTTGTGGGCACGCGCAGCTACATGTCGGTATGTCAATCATTAAGTTTCTATATCAATTCACATTGCCACATTTATTAAAGCGAAATTACATAGTTTTTATTCGTTGGTATATTGCATCACTTTCTTTCAAATGGTACACTTTTCATAGgcctattttattatattatattatttttattatatcattACAGcgaacattttatatttataatttaattaaagtctcGATTTCaaagtatagaaaatataacGTATTTAAAGCGatataaatctaaataaattagtGCATTTCTTAAAACGATAccaaaaaaccaattttatagattcataacaaaaaaaaattagtttcttTAATTTAGTACTAAAGTATAAATCTAAAAGGCCTTCTTcacattcaaaaatttaatttaaaagtctatattagttttaaatttagataattATAAAAGAATACTATTTACGcgtaatgaatttaaaaagaaagatGGTACACATTTGCTAAAATCTggtacaaaatattttctgcaAGTGACAACCTTGTTCACAAATTATTCATGCGTTATTCgattttctaagatatttgAAACTAATCTAATATTACATTTGCAGCCAGAACGATTGCAGGGCACACACTATTCGGTGCAGTCGGACATTTGGTCTCTGGGCCTATCCCTGGTGGAGATGGCGATCGGCATGTATCCCATACCGCCACCAGATACTGTAACGCTGGAGTCAATATTTGCGGATAATTCCAATGAGGATGGCAACCAAACGGTGTTGGAGCCCAAAGTGATGGCGATATTCGAACTGCTCGACTATATTGTGAATGAGCCGCCACCCAAGTTGGAACACAAGATATTTTCCAATGAGTTCAAGGACTTTGTCGACATATGCCTCAAGAAACAGCCCGATGAGCGTGCCGATCTCAAGACATTGCTGGTAAGCAAAggtcatatttatttatgtttctaTTATTATACTCAGCCTCGATTCTTTCTCATTGGTAGAGCCATCCATGGATACGCAAGGCGGAGGTGGAAGATGTCGACATATCGGGTTGGGTATGCAAGACAATGGACTTGCCACCATCGACGCCAAAACGCAATACATCGCCCAACTAATTATCATCATTCCTTTATTTTCACACTttcacacacgcacgcacctatcgcacacatacacgttatttatttgtatgtagtTATGTACTTGTTGTATCAACTTGCTCCCCTACTCTCTGTCAtttttctctcactctttttGCGTGTGCGTTTGTCGTCTCTGGTCTTTATACTCAAGTAAGCACACACAAAGAAAGAAAGGAGAAAATCTAAAActcaagaaaacaaaaataaaagaatcgAAATCGAGATGGTAATCCATAATCCACCAACTGTCAATTTCCATAAATTTCTCCAATTTTCATCCAAGATACCAAATATTACCAGTAAGCTTAgagttttaagtatttataattataacttggcaaatgaaaaatcattGCTTTTCTCACATTGTTGTAgcaatatcaaattttcataattttagtccgaaaattttttttacaatttaaaaaatatttttttttttgtaacgaaatgtccaaatatttaaaaatatttaagttggGACGCACCGCGATGACCAACTGTCGCTTAGCCAACATCCAGCGTTCAATCTCACTTAGTGCGTTTCAATTGCAAAACCTGAAGGATGGTCCTTTAAAGAATCCCATGCCTGAAGCAGAAAAGCCTGCGTCGCAGTCTCCTGAAGGTCTAACTCCATTACAGCGCAATTTACTCGAACTTGTTACTGCCGAAATTGTAGAAGAACGACGcgtgcagttgcaactgcagccaCCATATATGGTAGACGGTTTTACTGGTCACTTCTCTGGCTCCAAGGTGGAATTAGTGAGAGAGTCGCCCGGAGAGCGCATTAACATATTCTTTAATGTCAGCAAAAGTGTACCACGTCGCAGCGATGAAGCAAGCGATCTTTCCCCGGTACGAAGTGTTCCCAAATTCGAGGTgctaataaaaagaaatgatttGATGCTCTCCATATTTTGCGTATTCAAGCCATCTGCTTTTGAGGATATGGAGTCCGATTCGATGGCTCAGCCGTTTCAGGAGAATGATGTATTTGAGATACAGGACCTCTCTCTATACAATCAGGGCTGGAATGATAGCTGTTTTACCGTTGACGCATCGTTAATTGATGACGATCTACAAGACATGATCTTGGAGACTCTGGAGGAAAAGGGCATTACACAAGAGTTTGGAAGAAAGCTTTCGGATTTTGCTACTGCACGTGAACATGCCTTGTACATAGAATTCTTGGAGAATTTATCTAAGTTTACCGTCGGCATACCTCAGCCTATCAAGGAGGTTAACAACTAAActtaaatctaaaaacaaatattatatgaaatagtccttaagcaaataaaccagggaccgtaaataataaactttgttttatttttattcgaatAAACTatttacttacatatatatagttacTTTCAAAAAGCGAGAAATATACCAACATTCTTTGCAGTTTCATCATGACTTGGAATTGTTTGATTATATTGTTTCTCACAAAATAAAGATGATTCCTtgagttgaattttttggttacaaataatttgtattttatttttatttaatattaatattatttaattttgcaacaaCATGCACCTGGATAAAGCAGTGcgattttaaatgttattcaaATGGCGCGCAAGGCTACCCGCTTTAAACGATGTGGCAGCACTGTTTGCCAAGTCTAGTTAAGTACATTGGTCGAGCTTTGGCTGGCAACGCCGTAACCTGTGACGACagcaatcaaaatgaaaacatcAAAACTAtgcgttgttattgttgttgcggttgttgctCTGTCCGTgtgccaaaataaatatatcaattagCAGCTGTAGTTAGTTTTGATAAGTGTGTGTTCATTATGCTTAGTCACGGATTCAGTTTCAATACGCAATTGTAAttatgcatgtacatatgtagtaTTTCCtgtgtaattgaaaattgagtCCCAGTGTGGTGCAAAAACAAAGCAGTAGCAGTAGCAGCGCCTCAGTTCCGGACGCAGTAAAAGTTCTTTGTCTGCGCGAACgcgacagaggcagcgacgCGACGCCTACCGCAACAGCGCCTAGGTACATGCGTTGCTGTAAAATTTGCAGTTGTTAGTTgacagcgacagagacagagaggcgCGACGAcggtgactgcgactgcgacgtcaacgacaacgacaactgcGCGCTGTAATAGTTGGAGTTGGTGtgcagatacatatgtatgtgcatatgtgttatgtgtatgtgtgcgagACGAGAAATGCAAGTGCAACTAAACAAAGCAACAGCTTACCACGcgccataacaacaacaagaggcaAACAGTCAGTCAAATTGAGCGCTGCAACGCAGACGTTCGCGTCGCCAGTAAACAAAAGAAAGCTGGCAaatctgcaactgcaacaggcaactggcaactgggaATAAACTGACATGAACTGAGGAGGACAAGTGGAGgatttaagtgaaaaattaagtaaaaaaaatataaaatcaaaagacattttcaaaatgtcaaCTGTGAATGTGAACCAAAAAGAGAGTCCCAGTCGCGATTCGACAGCTTCGACATCGGGACACATCTCAATGATGACTGAGAATACGCTGGAGTCACTTTCAAGGGATTATAGCCTGGCCAGCCTCAATTCAGCTGGCAGCCAGGACGAGTTCTTTCGCTGTCGTGATCATGCGGACAGCGTCTTAAAGCGCATGCAATTATATGTGGACAGTCAGCAGCTGTGCGATGTGGTGCTCATCGCTGGCACCGATGGCAAGCGGTAAGTGGATTACCGATCAGTGCTGCCAAGATAGATTTTTTATATCTACTTTTATatctatcatttttttttttctaattgaaGAAATGGGCTTATTGTcagtttaaaatatgtataaggaTTATAGGCAAAAATGCCAGATTCAGAGGCTAACAATTCCGAAGCTCAGATCTTGGAGTAAATTATATACGAAAGATAAAATAAGAGAaatgtcataaataaatataaagttactttttttaagatagctattttcagcttttatatttatttttttttaagctttccACCagtaaattacaatataacaaaacttaaaatgaCTTTCAAATTAGTaagaacttaaaattaaaggaGGACTTTAATGCTTATGCTTAATATCTTAAATCCACAGATTTTAATAACGaactatttatgtatgtacataagttTTCAAATGTAGGACATCAACATACAGTGCCTCCCAGCTTATTTGatcaataacatttttatctaTGCTCTGTTTTCATTGCTTAATTTAGAtacaatatgtacatattaaaaatgaaagaagaaTATTTAACTTACATAAGTAATATTCACTTTTCATCGGAAAACATCGATGCCGCGATGGTTGTTTACATCCCTAAAGTGGACACACAAAACAGACAAAGAATGGAAAGTTGTTGGAATACGCAAAAGCaattctttttctttcatttggCTCCCCCTTTTCGTACCCCTTTAACCTATTGGACTCATTAGCAATTCACCATCCGGTATAAGATCTCCCGCCTCGCCATCGTCTGACCTTCACTTTAGCGCAGTTCACTTGGTTCTTTGTGTCGCATTTGTACACCAGTTTCCCCAGTCTCCAACAGCCGCGACA of Drosophila innubila isolate TH190305 chromosome X, UK_Dinn_1.0, whole genome shotgun sequence contains these proteins:
- the LOC117785968 gene encoding E1A-binding protein p400, yielding MKNLLVPLNGTSDEPVPSNNNCNFHKDALLGFALDEQLDSAVMQLQAAAAEQQQQHSNNNNNNNSSNSGDYHQSLLQCVDLMPTAVAPTDLPECYQFDADAAAAASASELVNVANKDCDSLAKLAYNLYRLAKEDHIVIDRKRNEVVRTNAVTNQKTIYRCMDPVGMGMCSTDRSSSAQTCFKVTRSKKRTAPAPATTTTATATRTTTTKTESKAETIAAPNGAIKKQMNEPIPAADADSMHRTRSGRIVRAALPQAAAPMSLAKASAPNSTQMMDMLVAELRDKDYRAPVAAATPSAPPAVAMREPRAVPQNAICPGCNKIFLGRRLQRHYVKFPEHMPSAIAVCQEQQQQQQLQQEQPQPQQQQHQQQQQSNVPTLFGLLTAQLQRHGHLNEEQRADLFLHELNDFVEQLQLRSTRLIRNTSGLHFVNARIARVLGIPEGQYALDMSAMESAQAPTPEPELHQLMHANAVPGPRNLVDYPGLSMSLDDTLTDEAAQRLNLSAGGKLLPPSEESLLRNVSDLMQPPVAVAPPTVGHVAGAMLPHYDHASDNAVEALSMKETPNAAILDLNVDFFQFNNN
- the LOC117790586 gene encoding dual specificity mitogen-activated protein kinase kinase dSOR1 isoform X2 codes for the protein MSKNKLNLVLPPVNVDATVAATQVAPTPPFKTPSGTDLLGKPKTSIDALTETLEGLDMDDTERKRIKVFLSQKEKIGELSEEDLEKLGELGSGNGGVVMKVRHTLTHLIMARKLIHLEVKPAIKKQILRELKVLHECNFPHIVGFYGAFYSDGEISICMEYMDGGSLDLILKRAGRIPESILGRITLAVLKGLSYLRDKHAIIHRDVKPSNILVNSSGEIKICDFGVSGQLIDSMANSFVGTRSYMSPERLQGTHYSVQSDIWSLGLSLVEMAIGMYPIPPPDTVTLESIFADNSNEDGNQTVLEPKVMAIFELLDYIVNEPPPKLEHKIFSNEFKDFVDICLKKQPDERADLKTLLSHPWIRKAEVEDVDISGWVCKTMDLPPSTPKRNTSPN
- the LOC117790586 gene encoding dual specificity mitogen-activated protein kinase kinase dSOR1 isoform X1, translated to MSKNKLNLVLPPVNVDATVAATQVAPTPPFKTPSGTETHSLLGKPKTSIDALTETLEGLDMDDTERKRIKVFLSQKEKIGELSEEDLEKLGELGSGNGGVVMKVRHTLTHLIMARKLIHLEVKPAIKKQILRELKVLHECNFPHIVGFYGAFYSDGEISICMEYMDGGSLDLILKRAGRIPESILGRITLAVLKGLSYLRDKHAIIHRDVKPSNILVNSSGEIKICDFGVSGQLIDSMANSFVGTRSYMSPERLQGTHYSVQSDIWSLGLSLVEMAIGMYPIPPPDTVTLESIFADNSNEDGNQTVLEPKVMAIFELLDYIVNEPPPKLEHKIFSNEFKDFVDICLKKQPDERADLKTLLSHPWIRKAEVEDVDISGWVCKTMDLPPSTPKRNTSPN
- the LOC117790599 gene encoding complement component 1 Q subcomponent-binding protein, mitochondrial-like, which translates into the protein MSKYLKIFKLGRTAMTNCRLANIQRSISLSAFQLQNLKDGPLKNPMPEAEKPASQSPEGLTPLQRNLLELVTAEIVEERRVQLQLQPPYMVDGFTGHFSGSKVELVRESPGERINIFFNVSKSVPRRSDEASDLSPPSAFEDMESDSMAQPFQENDVFEIQDLSLYNQGWNDSCFTVDASLIDDDLQDMILETLEEKGITQEFGRKLSDFATAREHALYIEFLENLSKFTVGIPQPIKEVNN